One segment of Allorhodopirellula heiligendammensis DNA contains the following:
- a CDS encoding recombinase family protein → MTFGRIEVPPPKNGRRYRGIAVCRISTDKQNEMSLDDQAALYHERLPYFLEDPYDLEVMASQGSGELLDRVEFIELSEKIESGEYDFIVAEDLGRIARRVQVIGLCEAAEDTATRIIAINDHVDTLETESWRQPAYFAAMRHESYNRDTSNRIKRSHRNRFANGDMVRQLPAGYVKPHAGASEADCHKAPGAQEVYDECFDRLERGESFAEIATWFNAIKFPRGMSVRKTQWDGTLVGQTVRNPILKGIREHNRRTAVRVNRTGRRKSVAAAPTLLMQRECPRLAFIEPERFDRVNRMLNRRNEKFVKGIAKANGGRGRPQGTRNDARWPSQHVRCGICGRKFVLGGHGRKERMMCDGVRSYDCWNAMTVDQSELAQAVAARVLHEIESLPDFDTELNAQIHAEAEQWRVQQDSGLKKLHEESARLKLELDNFANVIAGGLASPTILARLTATEQELQSMSDAIADANKNAPKAIVIPKADEIRKFANETFLGLAVEDLEFGHIMREIVTDFFVLPYRLIDGGLISPRCVFTLNLAALRGVKLPDGLGTTSIPAMVDLTRSPQRVVFRERVCQLRAIGMTEREVATRLSITHTAAQRAAALDREMTRLGIADPWVPVRDDQAAADCYTRIRNHRYRFNPSPGFVCRFPNT, encoded by the coding sequence ATGACTTTTGGAAGAATTGAAGTGCCGCCGCCAAAGAATGGGCGACGGTACCGTGGTATTGCGGTGTGCCGGATCAGCACCGACAAGCAGAATGAAATGAGTCTCGATGATCAGGCAGCGCTTTATCATGAGCGACTCCCATATTTTCTCGAAGATCCATATGATCTTGAGGTGATGGCGAGTCAGGGAAGTGGTGAGCTACTAGATCGAGTTGAGTTCATCGAGCTTTCGGAAAAGATTGAATCCGGGGAGTACGACTTTATCGTCGCGGAAGACCTCGGACGGATTGCGCGACGCGTCCAGGTGATAGGTCTGTGCGAAGCGGCGGAAGATACTGCGACTCGCATTATCGCCATCAATGATCACGTGGACACACTGGAGACGGAAAGTTGGCGACAACCCGCCTACTTCGCCGCGATGCGGCATGAAAGTTACAATCGAGATACGTCAAACCGAATCAAGCGTTCGCACCGGAACCGGTTTGCCAATGGTGACATGGTTCGGCAATTGCCCGCCGGTTACGTAAAGCCGCATGCAGGCGCGAGCGAAGCGGATTGTCACAAGGCACCAGGGGCCCAAGAAGTCTACGACGAGTGCTTCGACCGACTCGAACGTGGCGAGTCATTCGCCGAAATTGCGACTTGGTTTAACGCGATTAAATTTCCAAGGGGGATGTCGGTGCGGAAAACCCAATGGGATGGAACCTTGGTCGGTCAGACAGTTAGAAACCCGATCCTCAAAGGCATCCGTGAGCATAATCGTCGGACCGCCGTTCGAGTGAATCGCACGGGACGACGCAAATCTGTCGCCGCGGCCCCGACCTTGCTAATGCAACGCGAATGTCCCCGTCTCGCATTCATTGAACCCGAACGCTTTGACCGCGTTAATCGAATGCTCAATCGCCGAAACGAAAAGTTCGTCAAAGGAATTGCAAAGGCAAACGGCGGTCGTGGGCGACCGCAGGGAACCCGCAACGACGCTCGCTGGCCGAGCCAGCATGTTCGCTGCGGTATTTGTGGACGAAAGTTTGTTCTGGGTGGGCATGGTCGAAAGGAACGCATGATGTGCGACGGCGTTCGAAGCTACGACTGCTGGAATGCCATGACGGTGGACCAGAGTGAACTGGCGCAGGCAGTTGCCGCGAGAGTCCTTCACGAAATCGAGTCCCTGCCAGACTTTGATACCGAGTTGAACGCACAGATTCACGCGGAAGCCGAGCAATGGCGGGTGCAACAGGACAGCGGCCTAAAGAAGCTTCACGAGGAATCTGCTCGATTAAAACTCGAGCTTGATAACTTTGCCAACGTGATTGCGGGTGGCCTAGCGAGCCCGACGATTCTGGCTCGGCTGACCGCGACCGAGCAAGAATTGCAATCCATGTCGGATGCAATTGCCGACGCGAATAAAAACGCACCGAAGGCGATCGTGATTCCGAAGGCCGATGAAATTCGTAAATTCGCGAATGAAACCTTTCTGGGGTTGGCAGTTGAAGATCTCGAATTTGGCCACATCATGCGTGAAATCGTGACGGATTTTTTCGTCTTGCCGTACCGACTCATCGACGGCGGGCTGATCTCTCCTCGTTGTGTCTTCACTTTAAACTTAGCTGCCCTTCGTGGAGTAAAGCTACCAGATGGTTTGGGGACAACAAGTATTCCAGCAATGGTCGATCTGACGCGATCGCCGCAACGCGTGGTCTTTCGTGAACGGGTTTGTCAATTGCGGGCGATTGGAATGACCGAACGGGAAGTGGCAACGCGACTTTCGATCACACACACAGCGGCGCAACGTGCGGCGGCGCTCGATCGCGAAATGACACGGCTCGGTATTGCTGATCCTTGGGTGCCCGTTCGGGACGACCAAGCAGCCGCAGATTGTTACACGCGGATTCGCAACCATAGGTATCGCTTCAATCCTTCACCAGGATTCGTGTGCAGATTCCCAAACACGTAG
- a CDS encoding DUF1257 domain-containing protein, translating into MSHIVTITTEIRDPNALRTSCRKLGLDDPIHQTIKLFSAEATGHCVQLPRWRYPIVCDTDSGTVHYDNYGGHWGEQAQLDKLIQRYAVEKSVLEARKQGHSVTEQSLADGSIKLTVVVGGAS; encoded by the coding sequence TTGTCACACATCGTCACGATCACGACCGAGATTCGTGATCCAAACGCACTGCGAACTTCGTGTCGCAAGCTTGGTCTTGATGATCCCATTCATCAGACCATCAAACTATTTTCCGCGGAAGCGACCGGACACTGCGTCCAGCTTCCACGCTGGCGATACCCCATCGTCTGTGATACCGACAGCGGCACTGTTCACTACGACAACTACGGAGGTCATTGGGGTGAACAGGCTCAACTGGACAAGTTGATCCAGCGGTATGCGGTTGAAAAATCGGTTTTGGAAGCTCGCAAGCAGGGGCACTCCGTGACTGAACAATCACTGGCTGACGGATCGATCAAGCTCACCGTCGTAGTTGGAGGTGCCAGTTGA
- a CDS encoding DUF2997 domain-containing protein, translated as MKTFNIVISPTGATKIETIGFTGGECREATQFLETALGKRQSERLTTEFYSAQSGANTETQKER; from the coding sequence TTGAAAACGTTCAACATTGTCATCTCTCCGACCGGTGCGACCAAGATCGAAACGATTGGCTTTACTGGCGGTGAATGCCGCGAAGCCACTCAGTTCCTCGAAACCGCTCTGGGCAAACGACAGTCCGAAAGACTCACAACCGAATTCTATTCGGCTCAATCCGGCGCCAACACAGAAACACAAAAGGAGAGATAA
- a CDS encoding ATP-dependent endonuclease → MNDIEFLRRISLMLHATDDQLPNLAEMERRGELIFVPFGGGHVRAWVNRFAPLGRPEFHLYDHELSPETDLRRQAADSVNNREGCRAVITRKRCLENYLHPRAIFAAGQITVQFDDFDCVAELTARELYRQRPGETAWLLQAKRSQSRMAKRWLNTVAVEHMTPSLLAERDPDGEITSWMLAINDLLAP, encoded by the coding sequence ATGAATGACATCGAGTTTTTGCGTCGCATCAGCTTGATGCTTCATGCCACCGATGATCAGCTACCGAATTTGGCGGAGATGGAGCGGCGGGGTGAACTCATTTTCGTTCCATTCGGGGGCGGTCATGTTCGAGCGTGGGTCAATCGCTTTGCTCCGCTCGGTCGTCCCGAATTCCATCTTTACGATCACGAGCTGTCTCCCGAGACCGATCTCCGCAGGCAAGCTGCGGACTCGGTCAACAATCGTGAAGGATGCCGGGCGGTCATCACCCGGAAACGGTGTCTTGAAAACTACCTGCATCCAAGAGCGATATTTGCGGCGGGACAGATCACCGTGCAATTTGACGACTTCGATTGTGTCGCGGAACTGACTGCCCGCGAACTCTACCGCCAGCGTCCTGGCGAGACCGCATGGCTACTGCAGGCCAAACGTTCGCAAAGCCGAATGGCGAAACGTTGGCTCAACACAGTTGCCGTTGAACACATGACGCCCAGCTTGCTGGCCGAACGTGACCCAGACGGAGAAATCACGTCTTGGATGTTGGCGATCAATGACCTGCTGGCACCCTGA
- a CDS encoding AAA family ATPase, whose amino-acid sequence MKLSDRLEELVKACFTGIWIESHEHDDALLEISQLCREHEWRLVSWDIDQGLRVSGTPLGDDDGANDPLSAIRSMRSFASDDTPSIVVLTNFHRFLSSAEIMQALTRQIVDGKSTRTIFVILSPVVQIPTELEKLFIVIDHPLPTREQLKEIAEGIATEEGELPGADRLETVLDAAMGLTRLEAENAFGLSLVRDSVILPESVWELKASMLKKSGLLQLYKSSDDFSSLGGLDSLKAFCKRSLLQHGRDNPLKRPRGVLLLGVPGTGKSAFAKALGNETGRPTLILDVGALMGSLVGQTEQNVRRALQIADAMAPCILFIDEIEKALSGAAGSGQNDSGVSSRMLGTLLSWMNDHTSNVYLIATCNDITRMPPELSRAERFDGIVFLDLPQRDQKDRIWNQYTAMFGLEPEQKRPADEKWTGAEIRACCRLSALLDIPLSQAGLNVVPVAVTATESVDRLRQWASGRCLDAEKSGIYQHEAKPQSRRRVSRSSPSQN is encoded by the coding sequence ATGAAACTATCCGATCGATTGGAGGAATTGGTGAAAGCCTGTTTCACCGGCATTTGGATCGAAAGTCACGAGCACGACGATGCATTGCTCGAAATCAGCCAGCTTTGTCGTGAGCACGAGTGGCGGCTAGTGAGCTGGGACATCGACCAGGGTTTGCGAGTGAGCGGAACTCCGCTCGGTGATGATGATGGGGCAAATGACCCTTTGTCCGCAATTCGCTCCATGCGTTCGTTCGCTAGCGATGACACCCCGTCGATCGTCGTTTTGACGAATTTTCACCGCTTCCTCAGTTCCGCTGAAATCATGCAAGCGTTGACGCGTCAGATCGTTGACGGCAAGTCAACTCGAACGATCTTCGTGATTCTATCGCCGGTGGTCCAGATCCCGACTGAACTTGAAAAGCTGTTCATCGTCATCGACCATCCGTTGCCGACCCGGGAACAACTCAAGGAAATTGCCGAAGGCATCGCCACCGAAGAGGGGGAACTCCCCGGAGCCGATCGACTCGAAACCGTGCTCGATGCGGCCATGGGATTGACTCGATTGGAGGCCGAGAATGCATTCGGATTGAGTCTGGTTCGTGATTCAGTGATCTTGCCGGAATCGGTTTGGGAACTGAAGGCGAGCATGCTCAAAAAGTCTGGCCTGCTGCAACTCTACAAGAGCAGCGACGACTTCTCATCGCTCGGCGGGCTGGACAGTTTGAAGGCGTTCTGCAAACGATCGCTGCTTCAGCATGGGCGCGACAACCCATTGAAGCGGCCTCGCGGCGTGCTTCTGCTGGGGGTTCCCGGCACAGGCAAGTCAGCATTCGCCAAAGCACTTGGCAATGAGACCGGACGCCCCACGTTGATCCTCGACGTCGGGGCATTGATGGGCAGTCTCGTGGGGCAGACAGAGCAGAACGTTCGGCGTGCGCTGCAAATCGCGGACGCCATGGCTCCCTGCATTCTGTTCATCGACGAGATCGAGAAAGCTCTGAGTGGGGCGGCAGGATCAGGGCAAAACGATTCCGGGGTGTCGTCTCGCATGCTGGGCACGTTGCTCAGTTGGATGAATGATCACACTTCGAACGTCTACCTGATCGCGACCTGCAACGATATCACGCGGATGCCTCCCGAACTCTCGCGTGCTGAGCGGTTCGACGGAATCGTGTTCCTCGATTTGCCGCAGCGTGACCAGAAAGACCGCATCTGGAACCAATATACCGCCATGTTTGGACTTGAACCGGAGCAAAAGCGTCCGGCGGATGAAAAATGGACCGGGGCGGAAATTCGTGCTTGTTGCCGATTATCAGCGTTGCTTGATATTCCACTCTCGCAAGCCGGGCTGAACGTTGTTCCTGTCGCAGTCACGGCCACCGAATCGGTGGACCGTTTGCGTCAATGGGCGAGCGGTCGTTGCTTGGATGCGGAGAAATCTGGGATCTACCAGCACGAGGCCAAGCCTCAATCACGACGGCGGGTGTCACGTTCCAGTCCGTCTCAGAATTGA
- a CDS encoding MoaD/ThiS family protein: MKVLLISNDAGGYAHHVEAPDNTTVQQMFERHVGAFHADSYLIRVNRQPAAADQVLRDGDRVSFTPQKIEGAA, encoded by the coding sequence ATGAAAGTTCTTCTCATTTCCAATGACGCCGGTGGATACGCCCATCACGTCGAAGCTCCCGACAACACGACGGTTCAGCAAATGTTCGAGCGGCATGTCGGCGCATTTCACGCCGACAGTTATCTCATCCGTGTCAATCGCCAACCCGCGGCGGCCGATCAAGTGCTGCGAGACGGCGACCGGGTCTCGTTCACACCACAGAAAATCGAAGGCGCTGCCTGA